Proteins encoded together in one Camelina sativa cultivar DH55 chromosome 9, Cs, whole genome shotgun sequence window:
- the LOC109125029 gene encoding agamous-like MADS-box protein AGL97 — MPSSSINASESTMKKGTKRKIEIKKRETKQQRAVACSKRRQTLFSKAADLCHLSGANIAVFVTSPSEISDVVYSFSGYSPAQEIADCYLNRKPPPKIDVKSQSTKLGFWWEDPDLYNSCDDLSELNILEDRVERVKKHVLACLEKKEKSQSVVSNTEQNPITDEDCDRGFDLNSSPST; from the coding sequence ATGCCGTCGTCAAGCATAAACGCGTCTGAGTCCACgatgaagaaaggaacaaaacgaAAAATCGAAATCAAGAAACGAGAAACCAAACAGCAACGAGCGGTGGCTTGCTCTAAACGCCGTCAAACTCTGTTTTCGAAAGCGGCCGATCTCTGTCATCTCTCCGGAGCCAACATCGCCGTCTTTGTAACTTCTCCCTCAGAGATCTCCGACGTTGTTTACTCCTTCTCCGGATACTCTCCTGCCCAAGAGATCGCTGATTGTTACCTAAACCGCAAGCCACCTCCTAAGATTGATGTTAAATCCCAGTCGACGAAGCTAGGGTTTTGGTGGGAAGACCCTGATCTATACAATTCTTGTGATGATCTCTCTGAGTTAAACATCCTCGAGGATCGTgtagagagagtgaagaagcaTGTGTTGGCTTgccttgagaagaaagaaaagtcgCAATCTGTTGTTTCCAACACCGAACAAAACCCTATCACTGACGAGGATTGTGATCGAGGTTTTGATCTAAACTCTAGCCCTTCTACATAG
- the LOC109126341 gene encoding uncharacterized protein LOC109126341, whose amino-acid sequence MSEEDSASKMSSSLSSGSKARVESARRRIDPYDLSAGDNPGSVISQPQLRGPNYDEWAMNLRLALRARKKFGFVDGTIPKPNDDSDDLEDWWANNAMVVSWIRLTVAPDLRSSLSYHEIAHDLWSQIQKRFSVKNGQRVQRIKTELANCQQKGSAVEAYYGTLTKLWTSLADFQRAKTVEEIAKEREEDKLHQFLMGLDESLFGAVKSSLLSRDPLPSVDEAYQVVSQDEESKRASRLLETRNEGAIFAVQSAPRMAVSSPLRDPSALCTSCGRKGHLTDHCFRKIGYPWWWGDRPRSKLPPTLPGGSNPSAVDRRVTTLPPKRVETSQVHHVVTSSPAFVGSTSITEADRLGFSGLSDQEWKKLKEMLNTRKASTNDHLSGKFFIESWIIDTGASNHMTGSLDFLSDVCDMAPMFIKLPDGRFTISTKQGTVSLGSHLRLLNVFFVDGLQCHLISVSQLTRDRSCIFQISDKICIVQDRITQTVIGAGEQDNGLYFYRGMASAAVTRALDHQPKDVWHRRLGHPSSTTMELMQFSDSSSSSNVFDSKTCDVCIRSKQTRDSFPLSNNKTSSVFDLVHCDLWGPYRTTAICGSRFFLTIVDDYSRAVWLYLLPNKSHTASTLRDYISMC is encoded by the coding sequence ATGTCAGAAGAAGACTCTGCTTCTAAGATGAGTTCATCTCTATCTTCCGGATCCAAGGCACGGGTTGAATCGGCACGGCGTCGGATCGATCCATATGATCTCTCTGCAGGAGATAATCCCGGGTCTGTGATATCACAACCGCAACTTCGTGGCCCTAACTATGATGAGTGGGCGATGAACCTTCGACTTGCTTTACGGGCAAGAAAGAAATTTGGTTTTGTGGATGGTACTATCCCTAAACCTAATGATGATTCTGATGATCTTGAAGACTGGTGGGCAAATAATGCCATGGTGGTTTCTTGGATCAGACTCACGGTGGCACCAGATTTGAGAAGCTCTTTGTCTTATCATGAAATTGCTCATGACCTATGGTCTCAAATACAAAAGCGATTTTCTGTTAAGAATGGACAGAGAGTACAACGGATTAAGACTGAATTGGCCAATTGTCAGCAAAAAGGATCCGCTGTTGAAGCATATTATGGGACGCTGACCAAGCTATGGACGAGTCTTGCGGATTTTCAACGTGCCAAGACGGTTGAAGAAATTGCTAAGGAACGGGAAGAAGATAAGCTGCATCAATTCTTGATGGGGCTTGATGAGAGTCTGTTTGGGGCTGTcaagtcttctcttctctcccgTGATCCACTTCCGTCGGTTGATGAGGCATATCAGGTTGTATCACAAGATGAGGAATCTAAGCGTGCTAGTCGATTGTTGGAAACACGGAATGAAGGAGCTATTTTTGCTGTTCAAAGTGCTCCTCGTATGGCTGTGTCATCACCATTACGTGATCCGTCTGCGTTATGTACGAGTTGTGGGCGAAAAGGACATTTAACTGATCATTGCTTTCGCAAGATCGGTTATCCATGGTGGTGGGGCGATCGGCCACGTTCTAAACTTCCACCTACTCTGCCTGGTGGTTCTAATCCTTCTGCTGTCGATCGTCGGGTGACTACTCTTCCTCCAAAGCGTGTTGAGACGTCACAAGTTCATCATGTCGTGACTTCCTCACCAGCATTTGTGGGCTCAACATCGATCACGGAGGCAGATCGTTTGGGGTTTAGTGGTTTGAGTGATCAAGAGTGGAAAAAGCTAAAGGAGATGCTCAATACAAGGAAAGCTAGTACTAATGATCATCTCTCGGGTAAGTTTTTCATTGAATCTTGGATCATTGACACCGGTGCATCGAATCACATGACGGGTAGTCTTGACTTTCTATCGGATGTTTGTGATATGGCACCAATGTTCATAAAATTGCCGGATGGTCGGTTCACTATTTCGACTAAGCAAGGGACAGTTTCACTTGGGTCTCATCTTCGGTTACTGAATGTGTTTTTTGTTGATGGATTGCAATGTCATCTTATATCGGTTTCTCAGTTAACTAGAGATAGGAGCTGTATCTTTCAGATATCTGATAAGATTTGTATTGTTCAGGACCGCATCACACAGACGGTGATTGGAGCGGGTGAACAGGACAATGGTCTGTATTTTTATCGAGGGATGGCCTCTGCAGCGGTAACACGAGCTTTGGATCACCAACCTAAGGATGTATGGCACCGTCGTTTGGGACACCCCTCATCTACGACCATGGAGCTGATGCAGTTTTCTGattctagtagtagtagtaatgtTTTTGATTCCAAAACATGTGACGTTTGTATTCGTTCCAAGCAAACACGAGACTCTTTTCCTTTGAGCAATAATAAAACTTCTTCGGTTTTTGATCTAGTTCATTGTGATTTATGGGGTCCGTATCGGACAACGGCAATCTGTGGTTCTCGATTTTTTCTcaccattgttgatgattattctCGTGCTGTGTGGCTGTATCTCTTGCCAAACAAGTCTCATACTGCCTCTACTCTGCGCGATTACATTTCTATGTGTTGA
- the LOC104710322 gene encoding uncharacterized protein LOC104710322 has translation MKERGKRTAMERRNEDVSLYYSTPSEFTCRKHPSVSSGVGICPYCLNDRLVNLVCSECGEQRLSSCSCSDISPTRTSNAAVDSVPEENVVRISSLIDEERAKQRKETKQRKTEEVVVFKRSSSSCVEINKRTKNHRFSKIGRFFRKINLKKERDFEKNSNNDSWGLDYNNDVKKLGVSRSRSLCSFRGKDLYCIGSEEDGSSYSGAFSAARSSSVNGGLGFCETEYPRKSNFEGRKSNFSETTEHRRSNFEGGRKSNFSETTTENRKSNFSESEPPRRSGFEARKSNFSETEYPTRRSNFSETEYNRRENLPPRRSNYEAATKTTEVNRKSDSTAMNFTRRVMSMKESSYFTGGEEPGFIDLKFDSSGGGDVNDGVLVHGGGGSCRKDGGEMRKSRKSFKGWKWIFGHHHHHHQQHQLHHHTDS, from the coding sequence atgaaagaaagaggaaagagaaCAGCAATGGAACGAAGAAACGAAGACGTTTCGTTATATTACAGCACTCCCTCGGAGTTCACTTGCCGGAAACATCCATCAGTTTCCTCCGGCGTCGGAATTTGTCCGTACTGTCTCAACGACAGATTAGTCAATCTCGTCTGCTCCGAATGCGGCGAGCAGCGACTCTCTTCTTGCTCTTGTTCCGATATCTCTCCCACTCGAACCTCTAACGCCGCCGTAGACTCTGTCCCCGAAGAAAACGTTGTCCGGATCTCTTCCCTCATCGATGAAGAGAGGGCGAAACAGAGGAAAGAgacgaaacagaggaaaacagaggaagtgGTGGTGTTCAAGAGGAGTAGTAGCAGTTGCGTTGAGATTAATAAGAGGACGAAGAATCATAGATTCTCGAAGATCGGAAGATTTTTCAGAAAGATTAATCTGAAAAAGGAGAGAGATTTTGAGAAGAACAGTAACAATGATTCATGGGGTTTGGATTATAACAATGATGTGAAGAAACTAGGAGTCTCGAGATCGAGATCGCTCTGTAGTTTCCGTGGTAAGGATTTGTATTGTATCGGATCGGAGGAAGACGGGTCTTCGTATTCCGGTGCGTTCTCCGCCGCGAGAAGCTCGAGTGTTAATGGCGGATTAGGTTTTTGCGAAACAGAGTACCCTAGGAAGAGCAATTTCGAAGGGAGGAAGAGTAACTTCAGCGAGACGACGGAGCATCGGAGGAGTAACTTCGAAGGAGGGAGGAAGAGTAATTTCAGTGAGACGACGACGGAGAATCGGAAAAGTAATTTCAGTGAGTCGGAGCCGCCGCGAAGGAGCGGTTTCGAGGCGAGGAAGAGTAATTTCAGTGAAACAGAGTATCCAACTCGGAGGAGTAATTTTAGTGAAACAGAGTATAATCGGAGGGAGAATCTTCCACCACGGAGGAGCAATTACGAAGCGGCGACGAAGACGACGGAGGTGAATCGGAAAAGTGATTCGACGGCGATGAATTTTACGAGGAGGGTAATGTCAATGAAAGAGAGTAGTTACTTCACCGGAGGAGAAGAGCCAGGGTTCATTGATCTTAAGTTTGATTCTTCTGGTGGAGGAGATGTAAACGACGGCGTATTGGTacacggaggaggaggatcgtGTCGGAAAGATGGAGGAGAGATGAGAAAGAGTCGAAAGAGTTTCAAAGGATGGAAATGGATATTtggacatcatcatcatcatcatcaacaacatcaacttcatcatcacacAGATTCATAA
- the LOC104710323 gene encoding uncharacterized protein LOC104710323 — MEDLNTFAADCVVVSCCCNCLVLQIAIFIFLGLPQKLVKNTRKCYTKWGINRKIKRMGLCCECRQENTEVDSGWRKDSMMMSMEMEGLRCIEEVEQALEEFSKNGEFLFGSFWGQERVQNSSSMSNCGNANFDLRFVSRYEIVEENFYSLDYIFTTSPKLYRNKDIH, encoded by the coding sequence ATGGAAGATCTCAACACATTTGCAGCTGATTGCGTCGTTGTATCGTGTTGTTGCAACTGTCTTGTTCTCCAGATCGcgatcttcatcttccttgGACTTCCTCAAAAGCTGGTCAAGAACACGAGAAAGTGTTACACAAAATGGGGGATAAATCGAAAGATAAAAAGAATGGGGCTTTGTTGCGAATGTCGTCAAGAAAATACCGAGGTTGATTCGGGATGGAGGAAAGATTCTATGATGATGAGTATGGAGATGGAAGGTCTTAGGTGTATAGAAGAAGTTGAACAAGCGTTAGAGGAGTTTTCAAAGAATggtgagtttttgtttggaaGCTTCTGGGGACAAGAGAGGGTTCAAAATTCTTCGTCAATGTCAAATTGTGGTAATGCCAACTTTGACCTAAGATTTGTAAGTCGTTATGAGATCGTCGAAGAAAATTTCTACTCCTTGGATTATATATTCACAACTTCACCTAAATTATATCGAAATAAAGATATCCACTAG
- the LOC104710324 gene encoding probable calcium-binding protein CML16 → MASTKPTDQIKQLKDIFARFDMNNDGSLTQLELAALLRSLGIKPRGDQISLLLNQIDRNGNGSVEFDELVVAILPDLNEEVLINQEQLMEVFRSFDRDGNGSITAAELAGSMAKMGHPLTYRELTEMMREADSNGDGVISFNEFSHIMAKSASDFLGLTASS, encoded by the coding sequence ATGGCGTCGACAAAACCAACCGatcaaatcaaacaactcaAAGACATCTTCGCACGTTTCGACATGAACAACGACGGCAGCTTAACACAGCTTGAGCTCGCGGCGCTTCTCCGTTCTCTAGGGATCAAACCACGCGGCGATCAGATCTCTCTCCTCTTAAACCAAATCGACCGCAACGGCAACGGATCCGTCGAGTtcgacgagcttgtcgtggcgATATTGCCTGATCTCAACGAAGAGGTTCTGATCAACCAGGAGCAGCTGATGGAGGTTTTCCGGTCGTTTGATCGCGACGGTAACGGTTCGATTACGGCGGCGGAACTTGCCGGGTCAATGGCTAAAATGGGACATCCGTTGACTTACCGTGAGTTGACGGAGATGATGAGGGAAGCTGATTCTAACGGTGACGGTGTTATTAGTTTCAATGAGTTTTCTCATATTATGGCTAAATCTGCTTCTGATTTTCTTGGATTAACTGCTTCTTCCTAA